Below is a window of Paraburkholderia kururiensis DNA.
CTCGAAGGACCCGGGATCGGGCAAGAACGGCGGCGACCTCGACTGGTCGGATCCGCGCGCCTACGTGCCGGAGTTCGCCGCGGCTGCCCAGAAGCTCCAGCAAGGCCAGATGACGGATACGCCGGTGCATACGCAGTTCGGCTGGCACATCATCCGCGTGGACGGCATTCGCAATATCACCCCGCCGCCGCTCGAACAGGTGAAGACGCAGATCGTCCAGCAGATGCAGCAGGAAAAGCTCCAGGCGTTCGAAGAAAACCTGCGCAAGCAGGCGAAGATCCAGTAACGCCGAACGGAACGGTGCCGTTGCTCTCGTAGCAACGCACTTCAAAAAACAATGCCGCCCTCGGGCGGCATTGTCGTTTATGGCGGCGTACGGTTTATGGCGGCCTGCGGTGTGCCGCCCAAAAGAACCGTCAGCCGAGCCAGCGGCGCGCGTTCTGGAACACGCGCATCCAGGGGCTCGCTTCGCCCCAGCCTTCGGGGTGCCAGCTCATCTGCACCGTGCGGTGTACGCGCTCCATGTGGGGCATGAGCACCGTGAAGCGGCCATCCGGCGTCGTGACCGACGTGATGCCGTTCGGCGAGCCGTTCGGATTGAACGGATAGCGCTCGGTCGCCGCACCCTGATGGTCGACGAAGCGCATGGCCACGGCCACCCGCGACGCGTCGCCCTGCTGCGAGAAGTCGGCAAACCCTTCGCCGTGCGCCACCGCGACCGGAATGCGCGAGCCTTCCATGCCCGTGAAGAAGAGCGACGGCGACGCCGCAACTTCCACGAACGAAAAGCGCGCCTCGAACTTCTCCGACTTGTTGCGCGTGAACTTCGGCCATGCGTCGGCGCCCGGAATCATCGAGGCCAGGCTCGACAGCATCTGGCAGCCGTTGCAGATGCCGAGCGCAAAGGTGTCCTTGCGCGCGAAGAACGCGGCGAACATGTCGGCCAGTTGCGCATTGAAGCGGATCGTCTTCGCCCAGCCCTCGCCCGCGCCCAGCACGTCGCCGTACGAGAAGCCGCCGCATGCCACGGCACCCGTGAAGTCGGCGAGCGTCGCGCGGCCTTCGAGCAGATCGCTCATGTGAACGTCGTGCGCATCGAAGCCGGCGCGGTCGAAGGCATACGCCGTTTCGAGATGCGAATTCACGCCCTGCTCCCGCAGGATCGCCACGCGCGGACGCGCGCCCTTGCCGATGAACGGCGCAGCGACGTCTTCGGCCGGATCGAACGTGAGGCGCGGCGTGATGCCGGGGTCGTTCGCGTCGAGCAACGCGTCGTACTCGGCGTCTGCGCAGGCCGGGTTGTCGCGCAGGCGCGAGATGCGCCAGCTCACTTCGCTCCACGCGCGCTGCAATTCGGCGCGCGGCGCGCTGTAGACCTTCTTCGCGTCGCGATAGATCTCGATGGTGTCGTGCGCGTTCGGCTTGCCGATGACGTGCGAGCACGTGGAAAGGCCGTGTTCGCGCAGCGCGCCGAGCACCACGTCGCGTTCGGCTGCGCGTACCTGGATCACGGCGCCCAGTTCCTCGGAGAACAGCGCGCGCAGCGTGCGGTCTTCGCGACGGCCGCTCGTCTGCTTCGCCCAGTCCTTCGCGTCGCCGTAGTCGAACTCGTGGTCGGCATCGAGCGTCAGCATGTCGACGTTCAGCGACACGCCCACGTGCCCCGCGAACGCCATTTCGCAGACCGCGGCCCAGAGGCCGCCGTCCGAGCGGTCGTGATAGGCGAGCAACTGGCCCTTTGCGTTGAGCGACTGGATGGCATTGAAGAAGCGCTTGAGGTCTTCAGGATCGTCGACGTCGGGCACCGTGTCGCCGATCTGCTGCGTGACCTGCGCGAAGATGCTGCCGCCCATGCGGTGCTTGCCGCGGCCCAGATCGATGGCGATCAGCACCGAGTCCAGCGCCTCGCCCGCTTCGTCGTGCGTACGCAGTTGCGGCGTAAGGTGGCCGCGCACGTCTTCAACCGGGGCGAACGCCGAGATGATGAGCGAGACCGGCGCCACCACTTCCTTCGCGACGCCATTCTCGTCCCACTTCGTGCGCATCGACAGCGAGTCTTTGCCCACCGGAATGCCGATGCCGAGTGCCGGGCACAGCTCCATGCCGATCGCCTTCACCGTTTCGAAAAGCGCGGCGTCTTCGCCCGGCGCGCCGCACGCGGCCATCCAGTTCGCGGAGAGCTTGAGCTTGTCGAGCGACGCGATGGGTGCCGACGCGATGTTCGTGATGGCCTCGCCCACGGCCATGCGGCCGGATGCGGGCGCGTCGATCACGGCGAGCGGCGTGCGCTCGGCCATCGTCATGGCCTCGCCGTGAAAGCCCGCGTAGTCCATCGTCGTGATCGCGCAGTCGGCCACCGGCACCTGCCACGGCCCGACCATCTGGTCGCGCACGCTGGTGCCGCCCACCGTGCGGTCGCCGATCGTAATGAGGAACGACTTGCTGCCCACCGTCGGATGGCGCAGCACGCTCATGGCGACTTCGTCGAAGGCGACGCCCGTGACGTCCACGGGCGTGAGCGCCTTCGCTTCGCGCTTCACGTCGCGATGCATGCGCGGCGGCTTGCCGAGCAGGATGTCCATCGGCATGTCGACGGGTTGCGGTTCGCCCTCGGCGGCGTGCTCTGCGTCGATCAGCTTCAGCTGGCGCTCCGCCGTCGCCACGCCCACCACGGCGAACGGGCAGCGCTCGCGCGCG
It encodes the following:
- the purL gene encoding phosphoribosylformylglycinamidine synthase, whose amino-acid sequence is MAHFSCFPGASALSDFRQTRLLETLGRIDANIVGVRGQFLHFVNAASPLGEEDRAKIEALMHYGAPFEAAEARGAEETFLVLPRFGTVSPWASKATDIAHHCGLHQVRRIERGIEYTVVLKTGLFGSKKGLTDEARAAVAAALHDRMTESVVASREDARHLFDELPAKPLATVDVIAHGRAALVAANGELGLALAEDEIDYLVDAFTKLGRNPTDVELMMFAQANSEHCRHKIFNAQWTIDGEPQDVSLFQMIRNTEKLNPQGTIVAYSDNSAIMEGATAERWFPRKATDGPNEKYGRHTELVHTLMKVETHNHPTAISPFPGAATGAGGEIRDEGATGRGARPKAGLTGFTVSNLELPDAREVWENARDVAQPLAHRDPSAEHGAYGRPDRIASPLQIMIDGPLGGAAFNNEFGRPNLGGYFRVYEQNVAGTVRGYHKPIMIAGGIGNISAAHTHKHDLPEGSLLIQIGGPGMRIGMGGGAASSMATGTNTAELDFDSVQRGNPEIERRAQEVINACWQLGDGNPILSIHDVGAGGLSNAFPELVDGAGKGARFELRKVALEESGLSPREIWSNEAQERYVLAIAPADLALFEAICARERCPFAVVGVATAERQLKLIDAEHAAEGEPQPVDMPMDILLGKPPRMHRDVKREAKALTPVDVTGVAFDEVAMSVLRHPTVGSKSFLITIGDRTVGGTSVRDQMVGPWQVPVADCAITTMDYAGFHGEAMTMAERTPLAVIDAPASGRMAVGEAITNIASAPIASLDKLKLSANWMAACGAPGEDAALFETVKAIGMELCPALGIGIPVGKDSLSMRTKWDENGVAKEVVAPVSLIISAFAPVEDVRGHLTPQLRTHDEAGEALDSVLIAIDLGRGKHRMGGSIFAQVTQQIGDTVPDVDDPEDLKRFFNAIQSLNAKGQLLAYHDRSDGGLWAAVCEMAFAGHVGVSLNVDMLTLDADHEFDYGDAKDWAKQTSGRREDRTLRALFSEELGAVIQVRAAERDVVLGALREHGLSTCSHVIGKPNAHDTIEIYRDAKKVYSAPRAELQRAWSEVSWRISRLRDNPACADAEYDALLDANDPGITPRLTFDPAEDVAAPFIGKGARPRVAILREQGVNSHLETAYAFDRAGFDAHDVHMSDLLEGRATLADFTGAVACGGFSYGDVLGAGEGWAKTIRFNAQLADMFAAFFARKDTFALGICNGCQMLSSLASMIPGADAWPKFTRNKSEKFEARFSFVEVAASPSLFFTGMEGSRIPVAVAHGEGFADFSQQGDASRVAVAMRFVDHQGAATERYPFNPNGSPNGITSVTTPDGRFTVLMPHMERVHRTVQMSWHPEGWGEASPWMRVFQNARRWLG